Proteins encoded in a region of the Pseudomonas sp. PDNC002 genome:
- a CDS encoding ParA family protein codes for MKVWAVANQKGGVGKTTSSIALAGLLADAGKRVLIVDLDPHGSMTSYFGHDPDSLEHSVFDLFLHQGNVPEGLPASLLLPTSHENIRLLPSSTALATLERQSPGQNGLGLVIAKSLAQLWNEFDHAIIDSPPLLGVLMVNAMAASQHLVIPVQTEFLALKGLERMVNTLKMVNRSRKQALPFTIVPTLFDRRTQASLGTLRVLRDTYPDTLWQAFIPVDTKLRDASRLGMVPSRNDGNSRGVIAYRALLKHLLAHVPASQVA; via the coding sequence ATGAAAGTCTGGGCGGTAGCCAACCAGAAAGGTGGCGTCGGCAAGACCACTTCCTCCATTGCACTGGCGGGCCTGCTGGCCGACGCCGGCAAGCGCGTGCTGATCGTCGATCTCGATCCCCATGGCTCGATGACCAGCTATTTCGGCCACGACCCCGACAGCCTGGAACACAGCGTCTTCGACCTGTTCCTGCACCAGGGCAACGTGCCGGAAGGACTGCCGGCCTCGCTGCTGCTGCCCACCAGCCACGAGAACATCCGCCTGCTGCCGTCGAGCACCGCGCTGGCCACTCTGGAGCGCCAGTCGCCCGGGCAGAACGGCCTGGGCCTGGTGATCGCCAAGAGCCTGGCGCAGCTGTGGAACGAGTTCGATCACGCGATCATCGACAGCCCGCCGCTGCTGGGCGTGCTGATGGTCAACGCCATGGCGGCCAGCCAGCACCTGGTGATCCCGGTGCAGACCGAGTTCCTCGCCCTCAAGGGGCTGGAGCGCATGGTCAACACGCTGAAAATGGTCAACCGCTCGCGCAAGCAGGCGCTGCCGTTCACCATCGTGCCGACCCTGTTCGATCGCCGTACCCAGGCATCCCTGGGGACTCTGCGGGTACTGCGCGACACCTACCCGGACACCCTCTGGCAAGCCTTCATACCCGTGGATACCAAGCTGCGCGACGCCAGCCGACTGGGCATGGTGCCGTCGCGCAACGACGGCAACAGCCGCGGCGTGATCGCCTACCGTGCGCTGCTCAAGCATCTGCTGGCCCATGTGCCGGCGAGCCAGGTAGCCTGA
- a CDS encoding CheW domain-containing protein: MSRSATATRPQLALQSYLDSLLQEATFEDLAPEPEVQALAPAPVVLVVSTVAEPAPVLATQTIEPQALLAEAPEASVSLDEFEAAVLEEQVRDARLQVAPRAPVAETEPVALFDAPLAAEPPAQMGQVIELHQPGSAELPAAPLALLDDGRPVWAAEPFECLLFDVAGLTLAVPLVCLGSIYPLAGHELTPLFGQPDWFLGILPGQNGNLKVLDTARWVMPERYRDDYREGLQYVISVQGYEWGLAVHQVSRSVRLDPSEVKWRSQRQQRPWLAGTVIDQMCALLDVSALAELIASGAAKRLKP, from the coding sequence ATGAGTCGTTCCGCTACTGCCACGCGCCCCCAGCTTGCGCTGCAGTCCTACCTGGACTCGCTGCTGCAGGAGGCCACGTTCGAAGACCTCGCGCCGGAACCGGAGGTGCAGGCCCTTGCGCCGGCGCCTGTCGTGCTGGTCGTCAGCACCGTCGCCGAACCGGCGCCAGTGCTTGCCACGCAAACCATCGAGCCGCAGGCCCTGCTGGCGGAGGCGCCGGAAGCCAGCGTCAGCCTCGACGAGTTCGAGGCAGCCGTTCTGGAGGAGCAGGTGCGCGATGCTCGCCTGCAGGTTGCCCCCCGCGCGCCGGTTGCCGAGACGGAGCCCGTGGCGCTGTTCGACGCGCCGCTCGCCGCCGAGCCACCCGCACAGATGGGGCAGGTCATCGAACTGCACCAGCCGGGCAGCGCCGAACTGCCGGCCGCGCCCCTGGCGCTGCTGGACGATGGCCGCCCGGTATGGGCCGCCGAACCCTTCGAGTGCCTGTTGTTCGACGTTGCCGGCCTGACCCTGGCCGTGCCGCTGGTGTGCCTGGGCTCGATCTACCCGCTGGCGGGTCACGAGCTCACCCCGCTGTTCGGCCAGCCCGACTGGTTCCTCGGCATACTGCCGGGCCAGAACGGCAACCTGAAGGTGCTCGACACCGCGCGCTGGGTGATGCCCGAGCGCTACCGCGACGACTACCGCGAAGGGCTGCAATACGTGATTTCCGTGCAGGGCTACGAGTGGGGGCTGGCCGTGCACCAGGTCAGCCGCTCGGTGCGCCTGGACCCGTCCGAGGTGAAGTGGCGCAGCCAGCGCCAGCAACGCCCGTGGCTGGCCGGCACGGTGATCGACCAGATGTGTGCGCTGCTGGACGTCTCGGCCCTGGCCGAGCTGATCGCCAGCGGCGCGGCGAAGCGCCTGAAGCCCTGA